In the Streptomyces sp. SJL17-4 genome, CGAACCGTACGACGACGATCCGCGCTGGCGGGAGGTCCCCGGGCGCACGCTCGTGACCGCCACCCGCGCCGACGTCACCCTCACCCCGCTCAAGGAGCCCTCCGCGTGAGCCCGTTCCAGCTGACCCGCACCCTCGCCCCGGACGCCGCCGGCGCCGATCTGCGCGCCGATGTCCTCCACGGGCTCAACCGCTCCCCCAAGGAGCTGCCGCCGAAGTGGTTCTACGACGCCCGGGGCAGCGAGCTCTTCGAGGAGATCACCCGGCTGCCCGAGTACTACCCGACCCGGGCCGAGCGGGAGATCCTGAAAGAGCGGGCGCCGGAGATCGCCGCCGCCACCGGGGCCAGGACCCTGGTGGAGCTGGGCTCCGGTTCCTCGGAGAAGACCCGGTTCCTCATCGACGCGCTGCTGCCCGCCCTGGACAGCTACGTGCCGGTGGACGTGAGCGAGTCCGCGCTCACGGGAGCCGCGGAATCCCTGCTCGCCGAGCGGCCGGGGCTGCATGTGCACGCCCTGGTCGCCGACTTCACCCGGGGTCTCGCGCTGCCCGGGACGCCGGGGCCGCGCCTCGTGGCCTTCCTCGGCGGCACCATCGGCAATCTGCTGCCCGGCGAGCGGCGCACCTTCCTCCGCTCCGTGCGGGCGATGCTCACGCCGGGCGACGCGCTGCTGCTCGGCACGGACCTGGTGAAGGACGAGGCCACGCTCGTGACCGCGTACGACGACGCGGCCGGGGTGACCGCCGCCTTCAACAAGAACGTGCTCGCGGTGATCGACCGGGAGCTGGGCGCGGACTTCGACCCGGACGCCTTCGACCACGTGGCGGTGTGGGACCGCGAGCGGGAGTGGA is a window encoding:
- the egtD gene encoding L-histidine N(alpha)-methyltransferase, whose product is MSPFQLTRTLAPDAAGADLRADVLHGLNRSPKELPPKWFYDARGSELFEEITRLPEYYPTRAEREILKERAPEIAAATGARTLVELGSGSSEKTRFLIDALLPALDSYVPVDVSESALTGAAESLLAERPGLHVHALVADFTRGLALPGTPGPRLVAFLGGTIGNLLPGERRTFLRSVRAMLTPGDALLLGTDLVKDEATLVTAYDDAAGVTAAFNKNVLAVIDRELGADFDPDAFDHVAVWDREREWIEMRLRARRALTVKIPELDLVVPFAAGEEMRTEVSAKFRQAGVRAELAEADLDLDRWWTDSEGRFALSLATAR